The Asterias amurensis chromosome 20, ASM3211899v1 region CTTCTGGGTCTGTTTGACCCGAAAAACCGTGTCAATGTGACCAGAAATTTGTTTACAAGCGGAGATTTTTACTCGGACTCCTGGTCAcaatgacacggattccgggtcacaatgacacggattccgggtcacaaTGACACGGCTTCCGGGTCAAacagacccagaaatgggtctggccccTGGGACCCAaacccgggtcaattctgacccgggagttatAGAGTGTAACAACAATACGCCGACCGAACTTTTTGCCACATACAACGGGAAAACGTCTTAATTGGAGAGGTTTGATTAGACAACCTCGTGCCCACCTCCAACCTTCTATGGAACGTAAATGTCGTCCCCCTGAGCCTACATTTTCGTTAACAAGAAATGGACACGTCTGATACGCAAGGTGCGCAACATCGGGCCACATTGGGTCCGATAAAACACTTGTAACCTGTTCACTCGGCCTGCGTAGATGAGGGTTGCGTTCTCCAACGTAATCTGAACGGAATCACAACGAATTTTTATCCCGTCacaattgttgatcataaagaAGTCCAAACTCAAGATGTTCCAAAGTGAAATAGAACAGTCAGCTATTTCTGTATAAGTGAGTCTTCAGTAGTTTCTTGAATTGTTTATGTGAAGTTGCATGGCGAAGATGTGATGGTAATGAGTTCCATAGATTTGgagcagcagcagaaaaaaagcACTTGAACCAGCTCAGAGACGGTGCGATGTTCGGCCAAGAGAATCTAGCATGTCAGATATGTATGATGGTAACTGATGAGCAAGAGATTTGAAGACATGTAAACAAAGTTTGAAGTCGATTCTGTTTGCGATGGGCAGCCAGTGCAATTTATTCATTATATTAAAACACACTACTGGTGTTTTCGTGCACGAGAAACTCTTTTACCAGGGCAAGGAGCAACAAAATGTTAagagatttgaaggcaatgagtatttttcattttcatgaaaaGTACTTGCCCAGAATATTGAGCAACCTTTCACAGGAGCTACAGTGCTCGTACTGGACGCTGACAGATTAACTTGTGTGTGTTTCCACAATTCCCATCGTCCCAGCCTGCATAGTCAGCCCTGCCTACAGCGCAGTCTTGGTTGCCTTCATAATTATTTGGCTGACTATCAGCCCATCTCTTGTCCTGCACGTCAATAGCACCTTCCTCATCCAGACACACCCAGGTACCTGAACAAAGTCAATCAGAAAAAAGTATCATTTCATCAATCTTCACTGTCCTTATCATTTGGCCCATAACAAAATGTATTCAGCCCATCTCTCGTCCTGCTGCACGTCAATAGTAGCTTCACCATCCAAACACACCCAGGTACCTGAAGCAAGTCAATCAGGACAAAGTCTCATTACATCGATGTTGGGAAAGAGATTGTACTTAACagaattttgtataaataaaatttgaaaaaaaggtaGAATATTCatatcaggttttttttttcttttctttttcttctcattATTTTTCGATACGCATATTGCCTGTAGCGGGTTTCCGCATTTGAACACCATTCCCGGTTTTGAACACAGATTTACGACTCATGTTAATAATAACGTATGCCACACCGGGGATTAGATTAAGCCATGAACcgggtgtggcggtttcaactttccgccgtgttcagttttccgaatgaccaaatacggtaaaattacgtcatgcgatgcctgcgcacagcaagcgaaagtagtccacttttagtgccgtattgagtcatccgtgttacactctccggtagctgtcatggcggcgtccacgagtacaacgagcggcgaacgcgtggatcgtatgagagaaTTTGGTGTGAAGACCAAGCAAATTATCCTGTATTTATTTTAACCAGTGGCACAAGCAGTGTTGTACACATGAGATGgggcaagagaataataatgtGACTataacagaaaagaatcgtaatagaAACAATTGGGGGTCACTGATAGAACTacactacagtactcgccagggtactcgcggcggtatttttgtccgactacgtcacccggaaaactgaacacgccggaaagctaaaaccgttcgaacaacgtgctgaaatgtccggctacgtcacccggaaaactgaacacggtggaagactgaaaccgccacactggGCGAAGCATTTTGGCACCGTGTTGTCAATATTATTGTCAACAAATAAAAGTAAggttcgaaccaacgacctccggattaacgtgccggcgctctaccaactgagctatctagcccatgtttgtggtgttttgccaatatctttgttcggtcgagtcccactctagtcagttctttgttcgaccccaaaaatcatttcacaatttacccagtcagtttcccttgtggtttatattgacaaATAAGAGTAAAGGACATATTTTATAAACGTCATTTCTAGAATTGTACAAACCTTCAGTTTGAATGTCGTTGCAACCAATCCAGAACCTTTGGCCACTGAACATCTTGTGGAGTTGTTGTAACTCTTCTTTGGATTGAGGGACAACCATCACCCCACCCAACTCAACACAAATCTGCTTGCCCTCTTCCCATGTAACGGTGGCACCATGCATCTTGTAGCATTTGTCTTGCCACTGACTCCAAGTAGGAGGGCATGGCTTCCAACACCGCCCGTTTACAGCAGCGTAGTCTGCCATCATAAGTACACCAACgacacccagcagtttgctcgccAACATTTTGCAGACCATCTCTTAACAAATTGAACTTAAATGAGTGCCACTAAGAAGACGCAACTTTTACGGAACGGAACTGCGCCGAGGTAGGCCTATCCAAGACTAAATATTGACGTACAATGTTCGCCCGTTTTATTGATATTGTCGTTGAGTTAAATATTAGTTTGTATACGTTCGAATGTGACAAGTCCCAAAGGGAAAAATGTGCGCCGCCCATAACGGCTACACCTGGTGATTTATGGTGACTACTGTTCACAAggttaaaatgaacacaatagttTCTGAAGGCTTTTAATTAAAACTCGGCAACAAAGGCTCATACTGATAATTGCAATGCATTAGCATTGGACAGTATCGTCATGATGAAAGAAAGTATATAGCGATTACAAAAGAGCGTGGTGTTGGTAAGAACTAAACAATGCCAccatcatttaaaggcagtagacactatttgtaattactcaaaataattattagcataaaaccttacttggtaacgagtaatggggagaggttggtagtatgaaacattgtgagaggcggctccctctgaagtgaagtacttttcgagaaagaagtaatttttcacgaatttgatttcgagacctcagatttagaacttgatgtctcgaaatcaagcatctgaaagcacacacctgcgtgtgacaatggtgtttttttctttcattattatctcacaacttcggcgatcgattgagctcaaattttcacaggtttgttattttatgcatatgttgagatacaccaagtgagaaggctggtctttggaaattaccaatagtgtccattgtctttaacacgGTTAACATAATGGACAACTGTCATTGACTTGAGTTGAAATGGTGTAAGTGATAAAAGCGTCATCGCAGCCAGAAACAGAATTTAGATTCTTTTGTACAGATATTTAACAATTTTATACATtgcatatttataaataaaaaaaaaaaaaaaaagaaatacaaatgcaTACGAAATAAGACATAATTCAAATATAGATAGGTTATAAATGGCAATGGAGTGATATAACAAATTAACccacgtcatgctattgttaaatcgctccattgtTCTGCACAAATGGCGCGATGGGTAAAACTACTCACCCATTGTGCAAACGAGTGAAGCTGTCATAATAGAGTCAAGGAATAAAGTAAATGACGTCAATGACGCCATAaaccatattttgttttgaacacagGTTAGAACTACGCATGTACTACAGAATGACCGTAAAGACTTTCCACATGTGAACAGCTACAttgttaaataagggaataaaaatgTAGTGACAAGTTCTTAACCGGGCGTTTAAAACAGCGCAGGGTCGTggtcgtgtgataaaggcccgagccgaacgagtcactacacttttattcccattcataaatgccttttagtaaaacaaaaatacaaaaacaccgcaattttgaacaaaatatgaCTTCTACCTTCTTGCTTCTAGTTTCGCTATCTAGTCTGGATTGTTGCTGCCCATGTTCAGGGGCCCAGCAGTCTTCTGCAAATGAAGTTGTCTTGTTCCGGCCTCTCAACAGTGTTACTCTACGACATAATTTACGAAACCAAACTCTAATGGGTCATCTTATTTCCTTTGACAATCCACAGGGGAATTTTTGATGCATGAACACAAAATTTCACAgttcaaacaatgttttaacACCTGAGCAAATGTATTTGTCATTAATATTTAAATGCTACAAGAAAACTACATGAATTTTATATGCCACATAAATAAACCTGtaacaacatttcaaataaatatCGGCCAGTTCAGTGGTTTTTTTTGCGCCCTGGAAATTAAACAGCTCATTCATCGGTGTGGTATTTTTACTTTGTACACACGTGCGTCCATTCGATTCATATGTCATGTATGTACGACGCAAACGCAAGGCGAGGAAATACGGCCGTTTTGCTGGAAAACTGAGACAGCATTGTCACAAATTACTCTGGAATTTtatgacaatgttttattctgatGGCAAAGATGAAGCTGACATCATGTTGATAACAACATTGCCTTGGAACGCAGCCTGTGAAGATGGATTGTGATTGGTTTGTAGATGTGATCTTGACGGTCATGGCGGACTTGTCGGAGAGTACAGTGCATGCAAGCACCGGCATCGACACGGTCGAGTTGGCTGCGGGGACAGCTCAGCAACGGTAAGCGAGGGCCTGTGCTGACTGCTTGTGTAGCTAGTAGCGATGCtgtccggtgtggcggtttcagtcttccgccgtgttcagttttccgggtgacgtagccggacatttcagcacgttgttcgaacggttttagctttccggcgtgttcagttttccgggtgattATAAATACACACATAATAACACATCTGTAATTACACAGTATTGATTTTTTTGTCACAGCTATAAACTGCTTTTATAAACTGcttttatttccttttatttccattttgaGTAAGGCCTAACTAATTTCCCAAGAAAGTTTGACTAAGTCACTCGTGGAGGAATAAAATTATTGGAGGAAtaaaattattcctccatgagtCACTGGACCGTTCTCTGTATTTCAACGTGTAAAGCACCATCTATATTACCCTTGAAATGGGGGCATATTTTTCTTCCATGACCAACTCCTAAACACACCAAAttctctcatacgatccacgcgttcgccgctcgttgtactctcgtggacgccgccatgacagctaccggagagtaacacggatgactaaatacggcactaaaaatggactactttcgcatgctgtgcgcaggcgtcgcatgacgtaatgttaccgtatttggtcattcggaaaactgaacacggcggaaagttgaaaccgccacacctgtgCGGGTCGATATTGTGCAGAGCTGCCGACATATCTTTCTTTTGCTTCTCAGAAGAATCACGACAGTAATGTTTGATGGATGATTCGTTTTCTGTGAGTACGACTATCACAACGAGCCTCGTTGAGTACAGTTAGTTGTAGCTCGCACACAATGTTGTGCAGATTACCTTTTCGTTCTCTTCTCCTTCCAATGTTGAAAGTTCTGCTTCAGTTAGATGGTCAAACCTGTCTCCCCCAGGAGCACATTATTCTTCATTGCTTTCATTTATTTATCTGCTTTCCGGCTCACTGTCTCTGCTCTCAATATTCTGTATCAGCAAAATTTCTTCTTCTGTGATTTCAAAATTTAGATTAAAGTTTTGATTGGAAATAATAATGTCGTCAGACATGTTGTTTTCGGTCAAAATATTAGTGAGTTGTGATATTGTGTGTAAAGTATGGCAAAATAGCAGACGACATTTACTTAGTAAACTTGCACAACTTATCAACCTCTGTCAATAAGAGTAATTTTGTTACTCCATTTATAAatggttttaaattacaatctatttaaaaatgattttaaacatCAATATTATTGTACCCCAAATTTCCCTAATCTTCAGAACCCATCCACTTTTGGGGGAAAATTAAACTTCTTTTGTAGAAAATAAAGTGCATAGACGAAtgttatgacgtcactgttgAAGTGAGAAAACACAAGCAGAAATGTATCCATGTTCAGGGGCCTTTTTTACCGCTGACtcgttataaacagagctccagtgttttttactatcaacctctccccattgctcgttaccaagtaaggttttatgctaataaatattttgagtaattaacttatttcatttttcaagaatttttttaaattaatttaaaatgcttaatttatcaagcacaaacatggtaagtgagtaaacTCCCTCAAAATTAAGTTTTCAAAGATACTTCTTTCAATATCATTATAAAGTAACAGGAATttaactgaaattgttgatcattaACTTAAtagcttaaatttgtgtttttctgtAGACCGAGCAAGTCGGCTACGACATCATCcgtgtcaaattttgcaaacttAATCATCTGTGTCATATCACTTGACTAAATATTAATTTACTTTGAGTCAGGGggaaaaaataatttttctgcTGCCATTCATTCCCCATCCATGATGCCACTGTCGAAGGAACGAGCGTATAACTTAATTACAAAAACAGTCATTTTGGAATGGCCAAAAAAGaccctaaacaaacaaaatgaaaaacttaACACTAAagttaaagcaaaatgtttatATGTATACAGAGTGCAGGGCAACCTTCCATCAGCGAAGGTTTGAAGTATTGAACCATGAGGCGCGACGTGCAGAGGGAATGGGGATAGTCGGCCGActgtacactctaaaaactcccgggtcagaattgacccggatttgggtcccagAAGCCAGACCCACTTCTGGGTCTGTTTGACCCGGAAACCGTGTCAATGTGACCAGACATTTGGTTACAAGCGGAGATTTTTACTCAGACTCATGGTCAcaatgacacggattccgggtcacaaTGACACGGCTTCCGGGTCAAacagacccagaaatgggtctggccccTGGGACCCAaacccgggtcaattctgacccgggagttatAGAGTGTAACAACAATACGCCGACCGAACTTTTTGCCACATACAACGGGAAAACGTCTTAATTGGAGAGGTTTGATTAGACAACCCCGTGCCCACCTCCAACCTTCTATGGAACGTAAATGTCGTCCCCCTGAGCCTACATTTCCGTTAACAAGAAATGGACACGTCTGATACGCAAGGTGCGCAACATCGGGCCACATTGGGTCCGATAAAACACTTGTAACCTGTTCACTCGGCCTGCGTAAAATGAGGGTCTCCAACGAAATCTGAACGGAATCACAACGAATTTTTATCCCGTCACAAAATGTTCAACATGTTGAAAATTGCCGACGGACGCGACTGATTTTTGCTGCCGTCTGCGGTCGCTAGCAGATTTTTCAGCGACAATGTACGATGATTGGCGGCAAATTCGAAATTGCAATTCGCAGCTTAACGTAGCTAGCCGTACCCCACTGTTCATACACTGTGAGGTGACGTATGTCGGCACGACGGACGGCTGTG contains the following coding sequences:
- the LOC139952578 gene encoding C-type lectin domain family 4 member M-like — protein: MVCKMLASKLLGVVGVLMMADYAAVNGRCWKPCPPTWSQWQDKCYKMHGATVTWEEGKQICVELGGVMVVPQSKEELQQLHKMFSGQRFWIGCNDIQTEGTWVCLDEEGAIDVQDKRWADSQPNNYEGNQDCAVGRADYAGWDDGNCGNTHKLICQRPVRAL